A region of Geobacillus sp. 46C-IIa DNA encodes the following proteins:
- a CDS encoding helix-turn-helix domain-containing protein gives MTAVKIEKGVAQYIEHNLYYYFEYVRDIQRLKKDILFGRANYDENVGGGRGNLPSRPTERRTIELITHRRLERLEQIVYAIQTVYGLLSPEKQKVVQLKYWSGKNYTWEQVAREIGVSVRQLYRWRDQIIYDIAKLLGEVNSIS, from the coding sequence ATGACCGCTGTAAAAATCGAAAAAGGCGTTGCTCAATATATCGAACATAACCTTTATTACTACTTCGAATATGTGCGCGACATTCAACGTTTAAAGAAAGATATTCTGTTCGGTCGGGCGAATTACGATGAGAACGTCGGGGGAGGGCGCGGCAATCTCCCTTCGCGCCCAACCGAGCGCCGGACAATTGAACTGATTACCCACAGACGTTTGGAGCGTTTGGAGCAAATCGTTTACGCGATTCAAACAGTATACGGATTGCTTTCGCCGGAAAAACAGAAAGTGGTGCAGTTGAAGTATTGGTCGGGGAAGAACTACACGTGGGAACAGGTTGCTAGAGAGATTGGGGTGAGTGTGCGACAATTGTACAGATGGAGAGATCAAATCATTTATGACATCGCCAAATTATTGGGGGAGGTAAATTCGATTTCCTAA
- a CDS encoding DUF488 family protein: MYTSNFATVRKLPAHLKPVAISIGVPKWWNGPVEKRLAPTWQMLKMDRKNYDRLFREKLARLNAEELYESLGENAVLLCYEAHNDWCHRRLVAEWFEKELGIVVPEWGFDREDTFPYNECCKERKGTLRREVIAKEKNRAEKAEGEKVKQLSLFEIFDSNGVFEI; this comes from the coding sequence ATGTATACATCGAACTTTGCGACAGTGAGAAAGCTGCCGGCTCATTTGAAGCCGGTGGCTATCTCCATCGGAGTGCCGAAATGGTGGAACGGACCAGTGGAGAAACGACTCGCTCCTACATGGCAAATGCTAAAGATGGACAGAAAAAACTATGACCGACTGTTTAGAGAAAAACTGGCTCGGCTGAACGCCGAGGAACTGTACGAAAGCCTCGGTGAGAACGCAGTGTTGCTTTGTTACGAAGCGCACAACGATTGGTGTCATAGACGACTTGTAGCCGAATGGTTCGAGAAAGAATTAGGGATCGTCGTTCCAGAATGGGGATTTGACCGGGAAGATACGTTCCCATACAACGAATGTTGCAAAGAGAGAAAAGGAACGTTACGGAGAGAAGTGATCGCCAAGGAAAAGAACAGGGCGGAAAAAGCTGAAGGGGAAAAGGTAAAGCAACTGTCGCTATTCGAGATTTTTGATAGCAACGGGGTGTTTGAGATATGA
- a CDS encoding dUTP diphosphatase: MKLQKLFEAQRELDEHIDKIHPREKTRLEEKILALQTELGEIANEWRQFKFWSNDREPRTERLLEEYVDGLHFVLSIGLEESERYGQSVPIRLGLPNELTPICYETTIQQFNYLFFEIGRLYDSVTLHEVTADTEVEEAYENIVRMFIGLGEKLGFTEKEIVEAYMRKNMINHERQKNGY; the protein is encoded by the coding sequence ATGAAATTGCAAAAACTTTTCGAGGCACAAAGAGAACTGGATGAACACATCGATAAGATTCATCCGCGCGAGAAAACGAGGTTGGAAGAAAAGATTTTGGCGTTGCAAACGGAACTTGGAGAGATCGCAAACGAATGGCGGCAATTCAAGTTTTGGTCGAATGATCGAGAACCAAGAACCGAGCGGCTTCTTGAGGAATATGTAGACGGTCTTCATTTTGTCCTGTCTATCGGCCTTGAGGAATCGGAACGATATGGCCAATCAGTGCCAATTCGACTTGGTTTGCCGAATGAATTGACGCCAATTTGTTATGAAACGACGATTCAGCAGTTTAATTACCTGTTCTTCGAAATCGGACGTCTATACGATAGCGTAACGCTCCATGAAGTTACGGCGGATACTGAAGTGGAAGAAGCCTACGAAAATATCGTCCGCATGTTCATAGGACTCGGCGAAAAACTAGGGTTTACAGAAAAGGAAATTGTCGAAGCGTACATGAGGAAAAACATGATTAATCACGAGAGACAGAAGAACGGATATTGA
- a CDS encoding RadC family protein, whose translation MNYAQKYPTKRYLKFERIVKEKVDAGYYHIPEAIRSPEDAVDTVCSVLGVHRETQEVFVVALLNTKNKVIGLEEVHRGSANASIVSPRDVFKMALVRNAVRIMCFHNHPSGDPMPSREDIEVTKRLKEAGEILGVELLDHIIIGDEETYVSLRERGVI comes from the coding sequence ATGAATTATGCACAAAAGTATCCTACCAAACGCTACCTAAAGTTCGAACGGATCGTGAAAGAAAAAGTCGATGCGGGATATTACCATATCCCCGAAGCTATCAGAAGTCCCGAAGACGCAGTTGACACAGTTTGTTCGGTGCTTGGCGTTCACAGGGAAACACAAGAGGTTTTCGTAGTAGCCTTGTTGAACACCAAAAACAAGGTGATTGGCCTTGAAGAAGTACACAGAGGGTCTGCGAATGCGTCAATAGTATCTCCGAGAGACGTATTCAAGATGGCTCTTGTGAGGAACGCTGTTAGGATTATGTGTTTTCATAACCATCCAAGTGGTGACCCGATGCCAAGCAGAGAGGACATAGAAGTCACCAAGCGTTTGAAAGAAGCCGGAGAAATTTTAGGAGTAGAGTTGTTAGACCACATCATCATCGGAGATGAGGAAACGTACGTGAGCTTGAGAGAGAGGGGCGTTATCTGA
- a CDS encoding HNH endonuclease, which yields MSLKEWRAVPKKVPERRRKRKAPSSRTRGSISKTEYNRMIEVFGCRCVVCGDPRIEAHHVRFRSQGGRGKWRNLAPLCHRCHQAVHQNRALAERLMAMREDMFGKWYWADEYDLYENGLIKEPLKESFENFMKGEENEEMVRHCTGKEIGGW from the coding sequence GTGAGTCTCAAGGAATGGCGTGCCGTTCCCAAGAAAGTGCCGGAAAGGCGGAGGAAACGGAAAGCACCTTCGTCGAGAACAAGAGGAAGCATCAGCAAAACCGAGTACAACCGCATGATTGAAGTGTTCGGCTGTCGATGTGTGGTATGCGGCGATCCGCGCATCGAGGCGCACCATGTCCGCTTTCGTTCCCAAGGCGGCAGGGGGAAGTGGAGAAACCTTGCTCCCTTATGCCACCGATGCCATCAGGCCGTACACCAAAACCGAGCGTTGGCGGAAAGGCTGATGGCGATGAGGGAAGACATGTTCGGGAAATGGTATTGGGCGGACGAGTACGACTTGTATGAAAACGGGCTAATCAAAGAGCCGTTAAAGGAGAGCTTCGAAAACTTCATGAAGGGGGAGGAAAATGAAGAAATGGTACGTCATTGTACAGGAAAAGAAATCGGCGGATGGTGA
- the ssb gene encoding single-stranded DNA-binding protein — MINRVILTGRLTDDPQFRYTPSGVAVVTFTLAVTRPFANQNGVREADFIRCIAWRKQAENIANYLKKGSMVGVDGRLETGSYERNGRRTYYTQVVVDTATFLEPRNASNSGEKQKGNSDTSGQDKNASRRAREAFMKPPEEQGWFDDPFADNGEPIEINDDDLPF, encoded by the coding sequence ATGATAAACCGCGTCATTTTGACAGGGAGGCTGACGGATGATCCGCAATTCCGATATACGCCGAGTGGGGTAGCTGTTGTTACATTCACACTGGCGGTCACCCGACCGTTTGCCAATCAAAACGGAGTACGGGAAGCCGACTTCATTCGATGTATCGCTTGGCGAAAACAGGCGGAGAACATCGCGAACTACTTGAAAAAAGGAAGCATGGTCGGGGTAGATGGACGACTGGAAACAGGCAGCTATGAACGGAACGGGCGGAGGACGTATTATACGCAGGTTGTGGTGGATACGGCGACGTTCTTGGAGCCGCGCAACGCCTCGAATTCGGGCGAGAAACAGAAAGGGAATAGTGATACATCCGGGCAAGATAAAAACGCCTCTAGGAGGGCGAGAGAGGCGTTTATGAAGCCGCCGGAAGAACAAGGATGGTTCGACGACCCTTTTGCTGATAACGGAGAGCCGATCGAAATTAATGACGACGATTTGCCGTTTTGA
- a CDS encoding DnaD domain protein gives MLTGHPIVDKVAKINLAGTVIPHNWFSTITFENGKPDTIAIVLLSEIVYWYRPMFIKDEATGRIKEVRKRFKADLLQRSYDSFAEQFGFTKRQVRDAIKRLEDKGLIRREFRNIHVDGMTLTNVLFIELNPEKLSEFTYGIEDMTTDEIGSDVSTDRVLRSNVTPYTIERQTNTEITTKTTTNIDDDDKDEPINEISREEKTECNPVTEFEKAFGYLPPSILQQEFEQVIENGQFKKPEAIIVEAIRLARKQMPRNPARYISSILRNFEFMGLFTLDDVKEYNEMFEQKRKQAKRRRQSPTEINWDEL, from the coding sequence ATGCTGACTGGACATCCCATTGTAGATAAAGTAGCAAAAATAAATCTCGCTGGGACGGTAATTCCTCACAATTGGTTTAGCACCATTACCTTTGAAAATGGAAAGCCAGATACGATTGCAATCGTTCTTCTGTCCGAAATTGTGTATTGGTATCGGCCAATGTTCATAAAGGACGAAGCGACAGGACGAATCAAGGAGGTTCGGAAACGCTTCAAAGCCGATCTTTTACAACGAAGCTACGATAGCTTCGCTGAACAGTTTGGCTTCACCAAAAGACAGGTGAGGGATGCTATAAAGCGGTTAGAAGATAAAGGCCTAATACGACGGGAATTCCGAAATATCCATGTAGATGGAATGACACTGACTAACGTGCTTTTTATAGAACTGAATCCGGAAAAACTATCAGAATTCACATACGGTATAGAGGATATGACGACAGATGAAATAGGCTCTGACGTTTCAACAGATAGGGTATTACGTTCTAACGTAACACCCTATACGATAGAGCGCCAGACAAATACAGAGATTACTACAAAGACTACTACAAATATAGATGATGATGATAAGGACGAACCGATAAACGAAATTTCGAGAGAAGAAAAAACCGAATGCAATCCTGTTACCGAATTCGAGAAAGCATTTGGTTATCTACCGCCTTCTATTTTGCAACAAGAATTTGAACAGGTCATTGAGAACGGACAATTTAAAAAGCCGGAAGCGATCATCGTCGAAGCGATCCGATTGGCGCGGAAACAAATGCCGCGGAATCCGGCACGCTACATTTCTAGCATTCTACGAAACTTCGAATTCATGGGGTTGTTCACTCTTGATGATGTGAAAGAGTACAACGAAATGTTCGAGCAAAAGAGGAAACAGGCGAAGCGCCGCCGGCAATCGCCAACCGAGATCAACTGGGACGAACTCTAG
- a CDS encoding siphovirus Gp157 family protein produces MKLYELAENYRELLEMAEEMESDAIVDTLEAIRDEIELKAENIAKLIRNLESDAKAIREEEKRLNEKRTAIENKVKRLKTYLFEQLERAGIQRIKRPTITVYIQDNPPSVDVVDMSAIPAEFLKQKVEVDKKSILERIKSGEQIPGVELKQEKGVRIR; encoded by the coding sequence ATGAAGCTATACGAGTTAGCAGAAAACTATCGCGAACTGCTTGAAATGGCAGAAGAAATGGAATCCGATGCGATAGTAGATACGCTCGAAGCCATACGCGATGAAATCGAACTTAAAGCCGAGAACATCGCGAAGTTGATTCGGAATCTAGAATCGGACGCGAAAGCCATTCGGGAAGAAGAAAAACGGCTGAACGAGAAGAGAACCGCCATTGAAAATAAGGTGAAACGGCTGAAAACGTATCTATTCGAGCAGTTGGAACGCGCGGGCATTCAAAGAATTAAGCGACCGACCATCACGGTATACATTCAAGACAATCCGCCGTCTGTGGATGTTGTGGATATGTCGGCGATTCCGGCAGAGTTTTTGAAACAAAAAGTCGAGGTGGACAAAAAGAGCATTTTGGAGCGGATCAAAAGCGGCGAACAAATTCCGGGAGTTGAACTAAAACAAGAAAAAGGAGTGAGAATTCGATGA
- a CDS encoding DUF3310 domain-containing protein, with amino-acid sequence MKLPKQEDVRPDYYKVGGIEPIEYMEAKMTEEQFSGFCLGNVYKYVGRYLYKGGLEDLRKARYYLDRLIELEGKRDERSDG; translated from the coding sequence ATGAAATTGCCAAAACAAGAAGACGTACGCCCAGACTATTACAAGGTAGGAGGCATAGAACCTATCGAGTATATGGAGGCGAAGATGACGGAAGAACAATTCAGCGGATTTTGTCTAGGGAACGTGTATAAATACGTTGGCCGCTATCTTTATAAAGGCGGCTTGGAAGACTTAAGAAAAGCGAGATACTACCTTGACCGATTAATCGAACTAGAGGGGAAGCGCGATGAACGAAGCGACGGATAA
- a CDS encoding DUF771 domain-containing protein yields the protein MDKIWWSMQDLKKRTGYSEDWLKENILLHPRYREMLNIENGGFVYYPERKGERWCFIASKMEEFLQKHFRDIFTKKGDSHANQKAVVR from the coding sequence ATGGATAAGATTTGGTGGTCGATGCAAGACCTCAAAAAGAGAACAGGATACAGCGAGGATTGGCTAAAGGAGAACATTCTCTTGCATCCTCGCTATCGGGAAATGCTCAACATTGAAAACGGCGGATTCGTGTACTATCCGGAGCGGAAAGGCGAACGTTGGTGTTTCATCGCCTCGAAGATGGAGGAATTTCTTCAAAAGCATTTTCGAGACATATTCACGAAAAAGGGGGATTCACATGCAAATCAAAAAGCTGTCGTTCGATGA
- a CDS encoding DnaB-like helicase C-terminal domain-containing protein — protein sequence MSVEAEKAVLGTFLECPYLLKETILTETHFSDPKHRKLFAAMKRIAQQGDEPDIVTLSTTEDVADFGGLSYLNEVSAFANETKFDQYEALVLDEWKEREKRRILVVAAQENWDIDKITTALTRLNEGRVTDHHDISDLLQEVAEAPWTPTERKMGTPSGINELDKMLNGFNDGDSIILAARPSMGKTDFMIHFAKSAGWHGYLPIVFSLEMAADKIRDRLIGSIGGFNRMKLRNPYHDLSERQKSMWIEVIGKASETRMQIFDGAGQSIADIRSKIRKAVNRFPDRKPVVFIDYLTLIRPERYYGGNMHLQVTEISRAIKETAKEFSCPIVTLAQLSRDVEKRSDKRPLMSDIRESGSIEQDADVIIFLYRDSYYNAEADPRVAEVIVAKNRNGGVGTVRVSYNRNTGVIEDLRS from the coding sequence ATGAGTGTCGAGGCAGAAAAAGCAGTGTTAGGGACATTTCTTGAATGTCCCTACCTGCTCAAAGAAACGATTCTGACCGAAACGCATTTCAGTGATCCGAAGCACCGGAAGCTGTTCGCCGCCATGAAGCGGATCGCACAGCAGGGAGACGAACCGGATATTGTGACGCTTTCCACGACAGAAGATGTGGCTGACTTTGGCGGCCTCTCCTATCTCAACGAGGTATCCGCATTTGCAAACGAAACGAAATTCGACCAATACGAGGCGTTGGTTCTTGACGAATGGAAAGAACGTGAGAAGCGGCGGATTCTCGTCGTTGCGGCGCAGGAAAATTGGGATATTGACAAGATCACAACCGCGCTGACCCGTTTGAACGAAGGACGGGTCACCGACCATCATGACATCAGCGACTTGCTCCAAGAGGTTGCCGAAGCGCCATGGACGCCGACCGAACGGAAAATGGGGACGCCATCGGGCATTAACGAACTCGATAAAATGCTGAATGGTTTCAATGATGGCGACTCGATCATTTTGGCAGCGCGCCCGTCCATGGGGAAAACCGATTTCATGATTCATTTCGCGAAAAGTGCCGGGTGGCATGGATACTTGCCTATCGTGTTTTCGCTTGAAATGGCGGCCGATAAAATCCGCGACCGGCTCATCGGCTCGATTGGCGGATTTAACCGGATGAAGTTGCGAAATCCGTATCATGATTTGTCGGAAAGGCAAAAGAGTATGTGGATCGAGGTCATCGGAAAAGCATCCGAGACGCGCATGCAAATCTTTGACGGCGCCGGACAGAGCATCGCGGACATTCGCTCGAAAATCAGAAAGGCCGTAAACCGGTTTCCGGACAGAAAACCTGTCGTGTTTATCGACTATCTCACGTTGATACGGCCGGAACGATATTACGGTGGAAACATGCATTTGCAAGTCACCGAGATTTCCAGAGCGATCAAGGAGACGGCCAAAGAGTTCAGTTGCCCGATCGTCACACTGGCGCAACTGTCGCGTGATGTAGAGAAGCGAAGCGACAAGCGCCCGCTGATGTCGGATATTCGAGAGTCAGGAAGCATTGAGCAGGACGCGGACGTGATTATCTTCCTGTATCGAGACAGCTACTACAACGCCGAAGCCGATCCTCGCGTCGCAGAAGTCATCGTGGCCAAGAACCGAAACGGAGGGGTTGGGACAGTCCGCGTTTCGTACAACCGAAACACAGGGGTGATCGAAGATTTACGTTCATGA
- the thyA gene encoding thymidylate synthase produces MKQYLDLLRDILENGTEREDRTGTGTLSVFGRQLRFDLQKGFPLLTTKKLHIRSIIYELLWFLRGDTNIRFLNENGVTIWDEWADENGDLGRIYGAQWRAWRTADGGTIDQITRVIEEIKHNPNSRRLLVSAWNVGELDQMALPPCHYAFQFYVANGRLSCMWQQRSVDTFLGLPFNIASYALLTHMVAQQCGLGVGELIFSGGDVHLYKNHLEQAKLQLIREPRPLPKLIIKRKPDSIFDYLYEDFEFVGYDPHPAIKAPISV; encoded by the coding sequence ATGAAACAGTATTTAGACTTGTTGCGCGATATTCTTGAAAACGGAACTGAGAGAGAGGATCGAACCGGGACAGGAACACTGTCGGTGTTCGGACGTCAGTTGCGCTTCGACTTGCAAAAAGGCTTCCCGTTGCTGACGACGAAGAAACTTCATATTCGCTCGATCATCTATGAATTGCTGTGGTTTTTACGCGGCGATACGAACATTCGCTTCTTAAATGAGAACGGCGTGACGATTTGGGATGAGTGGGCCGATGAAAACGGCGACCTAGGGCGCATTTACGGCGCCCAATGGCGCGCTTGGAGAACAGCAGACGGTGGAACAATCGATCAAATCACGAGAGTCATCGAGGAAATCAAGCACAATCCGAATTCGCGGCGGTTGTTGGTCAGTGCATGGAATGTCGGGGAACTCGACCAAATGGCGTTGCCCCCATGTCATTACGCCTTCCAGTTTTACGTCGCCAACGGGCGGCTATCGTGCATGTGGCAACAGCGTTCTGTCGATACATTTCTAGGATTGCCGTTTAACATCGCTAGCTATGCGCTGTTGACGCATATGGTTGCCCAACAATGCGGCTTGGGTGTCGGGGAATTGATTTTCAGCGGCGGGGACGTCCATTTGTACAAAAACCATCTTGAGCAAGCCAAACTGCAATTGATTAGAGAACCGAGACCGCTGCCGAAACTCATCATCAAGCGAAAACCGGATTCGATTTTTGACTATCTCTATGAAGATTTCGAGTTCGTCGGATACGATCCACATCCGGCGATCAAAGCCCCGATTTCTGTATAA
- a CDS encoding helix-turn-helix transcriptional regulator, whose amino-acid sequence MRVKIKHEKLREYMSVNNWSEKDLAEKMGVSYVTVYRVLRKKREPGNEFIAKLLNVLEGATFEELFYLDSSVTKRE is encoded by the coding sequence GTGCGGGTCAAGATCAAACATGAAAAATTAAGAGAATACATGAGTGTAAATAATTGGAGTGAGAAAGATTTGGCCGAAAAAATGGGAGTTTCTTATGTAACAGTATACAGAGTGCTTCGAAAGAAAAGAGAGCCCGGAAATGAGTTTATAGCAAAACTATTAAATGTTTTGGAAGGGGCTACTTTTGAAGAGCTCTTTTATTTAGATAGTTCTGTTACCAAAAGGGAATAG
- a CDS encoding SIR2 family protein, whose amino-acid sequence MIENQITLETIFQNIKDTKRLPIIFVGSGITKRYTDKKYSWEELLKRCIEEYDDNPTNKYKWYRQKIKNEYGIEENDSYQMYKYLGTLIENDFNLSYYEGKIRGLSVPEEEENPLKYFIKELLQTYKIDEKMCQEIEELKKLKDKMVTVITTNYDTFLEDHIFVNHKRLIKQKMFVDSELGTLFKIHGCVSEPSSIVLTHKDYENFNKKSKVLSAKVISLFAENPVIFMGYSITDENIRNFLKDIYTCLENEEEYRAFENRLIIIEYEKGIQNPIVGSHSIYFDGVQIKLTKITLEDFTLLYKEMGKLEDIVELKEIQRLRNLVYQIVYDYNGEAKKVINLLDDEEYDGNEVVVAIGKESDLLDYMGITGISSKDIFDDIVFDLLDSKLRNRYNLLVEKQLPQLLRGNMVLPVHKYLKKTKNEDIIIDDKVRKMAEYSPEDLLNKNIRKDKESYLESGFSSLEEIFNSDLPNTKKLNYLVLRAALHADDKELKSFLKTYYREFEKHIHGPTILRKMVCILDIKAYKNSA is encoded by the coding sequence GTGATTGAAAATCAGATAACATTAGAAACTATATTCCAAAATATAAAAGATACTAAAAGGTTGCCTATCATATTTGTTGGTTCTGGTATAACGAAGAGATACACAGATAAAAAGTATTCGTGGGAGGAGCTTTTAAAGAGATGTATCGAAGAATACGATGACAATCCAACAAATAAATATAAGTGGTACCGACAAAAAATAAAAAATGAATATGGTATTGAAGAAAATGATTCCTATCAGATGTATAAGTATTTAGGGACATTAATTGAAAATGATTTTAATTTAAGCTATTATGAAGGAAAAATTAGAGGTCTATCTGTACCAGAAGAAGAGGAAAATCCGTTAAAATATTTCATAAAAGAGTTATTACAAACATATAAAATCGATGAAAAAATGTGTCAAGAAATAGAAGAACTAAAAAAGCTTAAAGATAAAATGGTTACAGTTATTACTACGAACTATGACACGTTTTTAGAGGATCATATTTTTGTTAATCATAAAAGACTAATAAAACAAAAAATGTTTGTTGATTCTGAATTAGGTACATTATTCAAGATACATGGTTGTGTATCTGAACCATCGTCTATCGTGTTAACTCATAAAGATTACGAGAATTTTAATAAAAAAAGCAAGGTTTTGTCGGCAAAAGTTATAAGTTTATTTGCAGAAAATCCTGTGATATTTATGGGATATTCAATCACCGATGAAAATATCCGAAACTTTCTTAAAGATATATACACTTGTTTGGAAAATGAAGAAGAATATAGAGCATTTGAAAATAGATTGATTATAATAGAATACGAAAAAGGAATACAAAATCCTATCGTGGGAAGTCACTCCATTTACTTTGATGGGGTGCAGATTAAGTTAACAAAAATAACTTTGGAAGATTTCACATTATTATACAAAGAAATGGGGAAATTGGAGGATATAGTCGAGTTAAAAGAGATACAAAGATTAAGAAATTTAGTTTATCAAATTGTTTATGATTATAATGGGGAAGCAAAAAAAGTTATTAATTTACTGGATGATGAAGAATATGATGGAAATGAAGTTGTGGTGGCTATAGGGAAAGAGTCAGATTTATTAGATTATATGGGGATAACTGGTATATCATCAAAAGATATTTTTGATGATATAGTTTTCGATTTATTGGATAGCAAACTGCGAAATAGATACAATCTTTTAGTCGAGAAGCAACTGCCACAACTGTTGCGAGGGAATATGGTATTGCCGGTTCATAAATATTTAAAGAAAACGAAAAATGAGGATATAATCATTGATGATAAAGTAAGAAAGATGGCAGAATATTCCCCGGAGGATTTATTAAATAAAAATATTAGGAAGGATAAGGAATCGTATCTGGAAAGTGGATTTTCTTCTCTAGAAGAGATCTTTAACTCAGATTTACCTAACACAAAAAAATTAAATTATTTAGTTTTAAGAGCTGCGTTACATGCTGATGATAAAGAGTTGAAAAGTTTTTTGAAAACATACTATAGAGAATTTGAAAAACATATCCATGGTCCCACAATACTTAGAAAAATGGTTTGTATTCTTGACATAAAAGCATACAAAAACAGCGCCTAA
- a CDS encoding Crp/Fnr family transcriptional regulator, translating to MDDKRKARIRIGELLNICRKCPYGGHRNGSRYVKQCGTCDVYEEMRELGDWLANTSKRRKNRGIKKWTEEERRILIDNVHLPVRELAKMLNRRVSSVKNQIDFLKRKGLL from the coding sequence TTGGATGATAAAAGAAAAGCACGTATCCGCATAGGCGAGCTTCTAAACATATGCCGCAAATGTCCGTATGGAGGCCATCGCAACGGCAGTCGATATGTCAAACAATGCGGTACGTGCGATGTCTACGAAGAAATGCGTGAGCTTGGGGATTGGCTCGCCAATACCAGTAAGCGCCGGAAAAATCGAGGGATCAAGAAATGGACGGAGGAAGAACGACGGATACTGATCGACAATGTTCATTTGCCGGTCAGAGAGCTGGCGAAGATGCTAAACCGAAGAGTTTCATCAGTCAAAAATCAAATCGACTTTCTTAAGAGAAAGGGGCTGTTATGA
- a CDS encoding replicative helicase loader/inhibitor, with protein MTREQVKHVMKLISFVYSNFEVSKEKVDIWYDLLADEPFDLVLSNAKRHAKEKTYPPTIAELCHREERPAYYELYVHNMNAGEDWTQ; from the coding sequence ATGACAAGAGAGCAAGTGAAGCACGTCATGAAGCTCATTTCATTCGTCTATTCAAACTTCGAGGTATCGAAAGAGAAAGTAGACATTTGGTACGACTTGTTGGCGGACGAACCGTTCGACTTGGTGCTGTCCAACGCAAAGCGACATGCCAAGGAAAAGACCTATCCGCCTACGATCGCCGAACTTTGCCATAGAGAGGAACGGCCGGCTTATTATGAGCTGTATGTTCACAACATGAACGCCGGAGAGGACTGGACACAATGA
- a CDS encoding ERF family protein, with product MTKTAEQPKPLNVYQKLVEIRKTVDVFVKDSQGYGYRYVSGAQVLKKIREKMDELGVLLVPIVLNQTHSTFNYTVWDRENKRERPKTDFVVTGDMKYVWINADDPSDRIEIPWQYMGQQDDISKAFGSALTYTERYFLMKFFSVPTDEDDPDARDTAKQNGKIDKKENGKNKKASKNQLDYIDALISRRVTADWTKEMLYEKLKETMGVDKEPSEWTVEEASKAISIITGRFE from the coding sequence ATGACGAAAACAGCCGAACAACCGAAACCGCTCAATGTTTATCAAAAACTCGTGGAAATCCGAAAAACGGTCGATGTTTTCGTAAAAGATTCGCAGGGGTACGGCTATCGTTATGTATCCGGCGCGCAGGTGCTGAAAAAGATTCGTGAAAAAATGGACGAATTGGGCGTGTTGCTCGTCCCAATCGTCCTCAACCAAACCCACTCTACTTTTAATTATACCGTATGGGACAGAGAAAATAAACGCGAACGGCCAAAAACAGACTTTGTTGTCACTGGCGATATGAAATATGTATGGATCAACGCCGACGATCCGAGTGATCGTATTGAAATTCCTTGGCAGTATATGGGGCAACAGGACGACATTTCAAAAGCATTTGGCAGTGCGTTGACGTATACGGAGAGATACTTCCTTATGAAGTTTTTCAGTGTTCCGACTGACGAGGACGATCCCGATGCGAGAGATACAGCAAAACAAAACGGCAAGATTGACAAAAAGGAAAACGGGAAAAACAAAAAAGCGAGCAAAAACCAATTGGATTACATTGATGCGCTCATTTCGCGCCGAGTGACAGCGGATTGGACGAAAGAAATGCTGTACGAAAAGCTGAAAGAAACGATGGGTGTCGATAAAGAACCGTCTGAATGGACAGTCGAGGAAGCAAGCAAAGCCATCTCGATCATAACGGGGCGGTTCGAATGA